DNA from Cydia pomonella isolate Wapato2018A chromosome 14, ilCydPomo1, whole genome shotgun sequence:
tgttaGGTAAGCCCTATTCTAGCCTTGTTTCCACTATGCATTTGAACAAATCTAATGAGTTGTACTCCAATAGTTGTATTTTATTGTCCGGATCTGAAGCTGTTACGACAGCCTGGAGATGATCGCGCTCGAGTATGAAATCTTTTGGAGCTTTATCGAGGTTGATATTGCCATCGCCCAATAAAGTTTCTGGTCGCAAAAACCCATATTTATCGGCCAGTTCTTGCAACTGTTTAAATCTCAGAAATCACTCTGTCTATAGAAGCAAACATTTTTCGACGCAAGTCTGTTTCATAAGTCAAACTGACCTCTCTACTTCCTTCACAATAAATATGTTTCCATCTTGTTTGCCTTGGGGGTACGCAAGAGATTCCGAGCACTTCACCTTGGTAGCGGTAGCGTATGCTATAGCTCCGTATTCTTCTCGTTCGTTTTTCACAGATGGCGAGTAAGGCGCTTACTTTTTGAGCACACTGGTCATATTTATTGGCACTCAAATTTATTTGCTCCCGCCATTCTGACCGTCAAAATGGCtggtgtactgtttttttggtaataactttaagtaccgtgaggtacattttttttatggaggtaCTATTAGTACAAAGGTCATTGGGCGTTTTGTTCGGACATATGGCACATACAGCATATACAAACGAAATGGGGCTAGGTATGTAGGTAAATGTATCTGCTACTCAGTGGTATGAGTCGCATTCTTCCAAGCCATGGGAGCATTGAGATAAAAATACtttcgcctgcggtatttccgaaccgatacgaccttcaaaacttcaaaaaaagagcgtactcgggtgaatcaactttttttgttttgttatcctgtcccgttgtccaagggacaacagtggcacagtttgtttgaagagacgttgtatgccgttctattaacatgcttagtagggggcccattatggacattggttataacgaccacaaaaacgcaagtttgatacatttaaataccataaaatcagtatttcaatgaacttttgtcccctggacaactaatcgtaaccatggcaacgagtgacgctaaaaagttgattctcccactcccatcttaaaggccggcaacgcacttacaacccctctggtattgcaggtgtccatgggcggcggtaatcgcttaccatcaggtgatccgtctgctcgtttgcctcctctatcataaaaaaaaaaacaaaaaagcatTTCTTATCATTATAGCATTTATGCAATGAATTAAGTCAGAACTATcggaattatttccaaaataCTTTGAGTAGCTGCTGTTATATTGCGTTGCTgttgttatattgtttaatatcaagaggaacaaaaataaaatccagttctaaaaaaacaatatttttattctgtttGATCAAAATCAATTGTCAATTCGTCTAAAAAGTCAGCATGCGCGTCAATCACTTCTTGATGCCTGGCCCAAGATAAAAAATAGACTACGCTTGCAACATGTGCACAGCTTGCGATAGCTTTGTATACACGAGCatataatagttttaaatacGATGTCTTCCAATCTGCGTGGGATCTATTAAAATGTACGTGTAGTAGCTTCACACGGACTTGTCGCGATCATTTCTGGTTGTAGGTACATTTCAATGGTGTATATACCATTCATACGCATGTACTCGTGGCAATACGACCTTACGATTCTTAAAAGTTTTGACACTACCTTATCTGTGTGACCTTGCCCTCCGACTTCTGCGTCTCGCTTACCCCTGTACATATGTACTTGGAGTGCAGTACCAGCGGGAGTTGCCAATACGTATTTGTGGCGTTTTCCCTGCATATATTGCCTAATCCCACTTCGGCCTCTTGATAGAATCATCGATTCGTCAATGGATAAATTTTCCCCAGGACTATACAAATCAgtcattttttcattaaaatacttaaacaatGAGTCTAAATTATCTTCTCCAAACTTCAAACatctaaatataagtaaaaatctGTTACAAGACATGTAATCTTTCGTAAACAAATTGTATAAGCGATGTCGTCTCCAGTAATCGGAGTATcggtttaattttatgtttccCATATGGAACAAAATTCCCAGAAATATGAGAAACTCCGCGACCGTCAAAGGTGTCCACGCGTGAATGCGACCATTAGCAAAGCAGTTATTGCTAATAAGATTTGTGGCAAACAAGTTTATGGCCGTAATTATTCCTTCTAAAAACTCTACAGTGAAGAGTTCTTTGAAAAAATCGTACGGAGTAGTGCATCCTTCAGACACCCGTAACTCTTCTGTACCAGTAAACAATGGCTTGTTCGCGACGTTACGAGGTTGATGCAGAGTCCATTCCGCGCTGTCGTTCGTCACTGGGTCTCGTCTCGCGGCGCCCCTTCCCCTCTCTGCAAGCATTTCTGCTTCTTCGTCGCTCGACGAGTCATCTACGTCAACAtccctaaaacaataaaataaatctttaggGGTGATTTTAGATATTAGTACTACTGACACAACTATACCTAAATCGATCGGTATACAGTGTCTCACCAGGAAGGCTCTAAACAAGGATATACGTACTATCCGATTTAGTTTAATACTAATTGTATTACAAAAAAGAGGTCTAACTCATCATCATTTGT
Protein-coding regions in this window:
- the LOC133524872 gene encoding piggyBac transposable element-derived protein 4-like; protein product: MFGDNLSDDLPAQFHEVEISQIQRLLERRDDISSDTSDEDINSDEDFDDAGEETMDVDVDDSSSDEEAEMLAERGRGAARRDPVTNDSAEWTLHQPRNVANKPLFTGTEELRVSEGCTTPYDFFKELFTVEFLEGIITAINLFATNLISNNCFANGRIHAWTPLTVAEFLIFLGILFHMGNIKLNRYSDYWRRHRLYNLFTKDYMSCNRFLLIFRCLKFGEDNLDSLFKYFNEKMTDLYSPGENLSIDESMILSRGRSGIRQYMQGKRHKYVLATPAGTALQVHMYRGKRDAEVGGQGHTDKVVSKLLRIVRSYCHEYMRMNGIYTIEMYLQPEMIATSPCEATTRTF